The DNA sequence TGCCTCCGGGAAAGAATAATCTGTCTCAACCGCAACAGCAAGAACATTCTTGTAGGCATTGACAAACATGTGTGGTGCTGCAGCAAGTGTTGGATATGAAATAGCCAATGAAAGTGAAGTAACCATTGAGACACCAGCAGCAAACTTCCCAATGAGGTCATCCTCAGTAAGATCAAGAACCTCAGGGCTGAACACTGAACCATTATCATAAACAGAGAGAACCACAAGCCCATATGAGAAGGGCCTTATGCCTAGCTTGGCAAGCAATGCAGCTTCAGAAGATCCAACCTTGTCTCCCTTCCTAATGAGTTCCACAGGTGTAATGATTTCCACAGTACCCTTGTTAATCTTGGTAGGAATGTTAAGCACCTGAAATACATAGACTAGGCATAAACAtgacataaaaacaaaataatcttgTAATGTTTgagaaatgattttgaaaacagaaaatttatttgataaaagtaattttaaaaaacatttttaaaagataatattcagttttcagctttattttataaaaaaaacatgtgcattggttttctattaatattgttttttcttgCATTTTAATATTGTCCCCCACTTCtactaagttttatttaaaaaatatatagaattgAATAGTGTTTAAAAACCAAAACACAACCAACCACACCCAAATTCTACAAGAACATTGCCAACCTGGAAGAAAGAGGTCTGAGAGGGATCGAGCCCTGTGTTGCCAGGAGGAACAACGACATCAATTGGAGCAACCAAACCAACACGAGCAGGAGCTCCAACCTGTTCGGATTAAACAATGTTTTGATGAGCATTCAATTAAAGCAAATAATAACCACAGATGACACGGtggcaaaaagaaagaatgaaaaactAACAATTGGGATGCAACTTACTGAACAACTACCACAATCTTAATAACTTGGGTCTATAACATATTTGGATACCAAATCATTAGgcataacatgaaaaaaaacaatgtaCAAGAATCAAACTTATGTTTAGCACCTTGCAACTACAAAGCAAATCGGataataatcattataaaaCAATATCAGTAAACATCTTCAATGCTCACGAAATACATTCACTAGCATCAATTCAAAAAGCCTTGCTAAGTATTCACAGAAAAACTTAGGAAAGACTTGTTATGATtcaaattaattcaaaacacaaaaacaggAAGCATAGCCAAACGAGTAACGTTACAACATTATCAAATACAGAACGAAAACAAACCAATAAAATATGTACATAGTTTTAATTGAAATGTACGCAAATAACACTTTACCTTGTACTTAGCAACCTCCTCACTGACCTCCTTCAGGTCACCCTTGGTGAAAATCAATCCCACATTGCCCTAATTCAATGAAAAACACATTGTCTCAAATCCAGTAATTAAATACGAAACAATGAAAGCTAAAATAGATTAAGGAAGGATGTGAAACTCACGACAAGGAGGGGGATAAGGTTGAGATAGGCATTGTTTCCGGTTTTCTCAGCGTGCATCCTGACAGAGCGCTTCATCATGGTGTTCTTCCCCATGAGGACAACAGAGTCGCCGCGAAGACCCTTGCGAATGTTCTGGAGCTGGTTCGATCCCACGTTGTCGGAGTTTACAACGAGGATTTGGCCGTACTCCTCCATTAGGTCGCACAGCTTCGCATCGTAAGCGATCTTCTTCTCAGCCTTGGTCTGTTTCGGTGCCATTGATTATTTCTGTTGTTACTGGGATTAGTTTTACAGGGCAAAATCGAGGGCCAAGACGAAGCTCTGGCTCGGTCAAGGCGGACAGCACAACGTTGCCGTCTCTTTAACCTCCCAAGTTGATGTATGGAGACTAGGGTTTAGGTAGCAAACGAAGAAGCCAAATAGACAAACGACGGGAGTGGTGGTTTATATAGTGCCGATGGGGCAATGTTAATCTAGGTTTTGGGGAAAACCTAGATCCAACGGCTGCGATTCGAATCAGACGGCTCATAGTGTTTATTCAGGCCCAATGGGCTTCAAACCTATATTTTGTTGGGATTTTTTGGCAGTTATTATTTACACTACCATTTTTTACTTGTACACTTTCCTATGCTTCTTTTTTCCCAACTACCCTCTAAAACACACTCCTCCTCTTCCCCCCTCCTTGCTACCAAAAACAATGCACTCCCCCCCCCTTTGGATAAGATGTGACAAAAACAACTAATCCCGATAACATCTTAAACACCGAACATTCCCCAAACCCCATTAACTCCACAAAATCATTCATTCCCAAATCCCAAAACCTATGTGACAAAatctaacaaaagaaaaataagaagtaacAAAATAACTCATCaacacaaaatcaaaatcaagaaTCCAAATCGGAACCCCAAAGCATCTCGTAGCCGCTAACGGAACCACCACAGGAAAGCTAAGTTTGATTTTCATTCTGATTAGTATAAAAGACAAGTTCTTATATGCATTTTATGATCCAATAAAAAGTaagctaattttttaatataaaaaaattgaaaatgaaattaatcatTTCATATTGATAGTATGGCTATGATTAGTGTGCAGGTATAGCTTGGCTTAGGAATAGATCCCCACACAAATATTAGCATGCCCCGGACGAGACAACAACTCTTTCTGCAGTTAAATTCGTAACTTTAAATTTACtaactttaattatttgaaactcttatatatattttccaaaaaaattatttttttaacagttTTATAAATAGCCCTTGACTCTCAAAATAATTgagatcaaataattaaattgaatttactaatttaattatttttttataaatactttcatgaaattaaaaatattatgggttaaattaataatttaaatttacttattttaattatttatacagATCATAAATGCTGAGTTGaaattcaaacttaaaaaaaatattgtgaatgCTTTCTTGAAATTGAGAATAGTTaggattaaataattatattcaaattgACAATTTGAATTATCTAAAAATCATTGTAatgttttcataaaatttaaactcttaaaaatattttagatactTTTTAAAATCTGAGAATAATAACGTGTGAAttagtaaatttaaattaaatgattttaattatttgaaaattgttataaacttttaaaatatggtataaatgtttaattgaaattcagaaaatttaaaattaaatagttaaatcatatttattaactttcattgtctgaaaattgttaaaaatgcatttcttaaaaattgttttatcagACAATAAACGTGATATctgatcaaattaaattaacattaaataatattatatagactttcaatcacttaagtatgtattattaaattaacatttttttcattcatttacgtaattttgttttcaatatttttttacatgatattaaattaatgattttcataaaagtaattataatgaaataatgtagagttatttttttgataaatttcttttattgttaatttcatttggatttttttatgtgACTTCATTCGTTTATACAAACTTTTTTTACTTAAGGAGAGCAATATTGTCAAAATTATTCGCATTCAACTATCTTCAATTTATGAACCaatactcttaaaacaaaaggTTCTGAAAATTGTGAAAGTAGTGCTTATAGCCCTAAACAGAAAACAGTAATTAtgagataaattaataaaaagcaTATAACAGATATCCTTATTTAAAAAGAGGATAAAATTCCTGGGAAATTAAAGATCCTTGTATCAGAAACCCCAGTTACCAAATTGAAACCCTgatcaaaatcatattcattttCTATCATCCCGTGAGATGGAAGTATCCAATAGTGCTCAAGGAAAAGAGTACTACAAACCATGTATGTGATCCAAATCAGCATACTTCATCCACGTCACAAGTTACCAGccaaaaggagaagaggagaccATATACTCGTCATCAAGAACTGTCTTGATCTCATCAAGAAACAATGTTGGTGCGGCAAGAATTTTGAGCATACAAGAAAAGGCTCAGAAGCCTGCGCAGATTGCTGATTACAACACGTGAGGCCCAAAGGTAACTGTCCAGATTGCATATAGGTACAATTCTGGTATGTGTCATATGACGTGTACTTAGGGCACATGAGAATAGGTTGAACAACCTGCAGATAGTTAGTGAAAACATAAGGCTTCTGATAAGGAAGTTTTCTAATAGGTTCCTCGATAgggaagcaattcttccacacTGTACtcaataaaagaatatttaccATAATGCTTAGTCCTAATGCAAACTATGGCATACCCACATTAAAATTTTGGGCACAGTGAAGATTAGtaaaaagtttataaatacTGCAACTTGAAGCAAACTAATCTAACTTGCAAATAATAAATGAGGTTAGCAAATGATGTAGCTAAATCTTAACGTGTAGAATATACTGTAGAATCAACAAAAAGTGACAGAAAAATGCTTTAGTCTGTTTGTTTAGGTGTTCCACCCTCCATTTCCCACATTCCGAGAAATTGAATGTGACTAAAGAAAATTGATATATTCACGTTGAACAGAGAATGGTTTTGGAAAGACACCCTTAGTGAGGCATTGCCACATTGAGAAGTGAAGTCGTCTTTCTTGCAGACCCAAGTGTGTTAACTTAGCAACATACAAAACTTAGTTGTAATAACATGGCTTCTCTGCTACATGACTCCTAATGCTATCACCTAAATTGTGATTGATAATCTCACTCAGACAATCAACTTAGGtcaaaag is a window from the Glycine max cultivar Williams 82 chromosome 2, Glycine_max_v4.0, whole genome shotgun sequence genome containing:
- the LOC547816 gene encoding large ribosomal subunit protein uL10 — translated: MAPKQTKAEKKIAYDAKLCDLMEEYGQILVVNSDNVGSNQLQNIRKGLRGDSVVLMGKNTMMKRSVRMHAEKTGNNAYLNLIPLLVGNVGLIFTKGDLKEVSEEVAKYKVGAPARVGLVAPIDVVVPPGNTGLDPSQTSFFQVLNIPTKINKGTVEIITPVELIRKGDKVGSSEAALLAKLGIRPFSYGLVVLSVYDNGSVFSPEVLDLTEDDLIGKFAAGVSMVTSLSLAISYPTLAAAPHMFVNAYKNVLAVAVETDYSFPEADKVKEYLKDPSKFAVAAVAAPAAASGAPAAAAKEEEKKEEPAEESDDDMGFSLFD